A window of Spirochaetaceae bacterium genomic DNA:
AAGATTTGGGATTTGCTGGCGGGCAATGTCGTTTTTAAGGGCATGGTGGCTACAGGCCTCTAGGATAAGTATTTTATCACCGGCGGCCAACTCTTTTAACTTATTTAAACTTTGTGTATAATAATTAATATCACCTTTACGGCCGGCCATTAAAATAGAAAAGCTGGTAACGGCTTGGTTAACCGGTAAAAGCGGCTTTAACTGCGGAAAAAGCTGCGAATCGGTAATAATTAAAGCCGGAGGCTCTTTTAATAAGTTGTAACTTTCTGTAAAATTATTAAAGGTTACACATAAGGCCCGATGGTTATAATCTAATAGTTCGCGTAAAACCTGCACCTGCGGTAAGATAAGCCGGCCTTTAGGAGCCTGAATATCCTGCGGCATAACCAGCATAACCAGCGAGCCTACCGGTAAGGTATGGCCAACTAGCGGCGGTTCGTCGTCGGTTAATTTATCGGCTATTGCTTTTTTAAGGGTATCTATACCCTGTCTTGTTAAGTTACTTACCGGATAAAGAGGCTTTAAGTTATCGCTCTTAATGACGGAGTTATAGCGTATCTCTATAGGTTCGGTGGTTAAATCGGTCATAGTAGCCACAAAAAAGATGGGCTTGTCAAAATTTTTAATTTTGTTAAGCCATTCGGTATCCAGCTCATTAAAGTGCGGCCCATTAGCGGCTACTACAAATAAAAAGGCATCGGCTTTAGTAAAAGTCTCTAAGCTTTTTTGTACCCGCAAGTTACCCAGCTCGCC
This region includes:
- the hydF gene encoding [FeFe] hydrogenase H-cluster maturation GTPase HydF, producing the protein MTQTPNANRTTIVLTGRRNAGKSSLLNSLCGQSAALVSPVAGTTTDPVTKASELAPLGPVLYIDTAGYDDEGELGNLRVQKSLETFTKADAFLFVVAANGPHFNELDTEWLNKIKNFDKPIFFVATMTDLTTEPIEIRYNSVIKSDNLKPLYPVSNLTRQGIDTLKKAIADKLTDDEPPLVGHTLPVGSLVMLVMPQDIQAPKGRLILPQVQVLRELLDYNHRALCVTFNNFTESYNLLKEPPALIITDSQLFPQLKPLLPVNQAVTSFSILMAGRKGDINYYTQSLNKLKELAAGDKILILEACSHHALKNDIARQQIPNL